Proteins encoded by one window of Ignavibacteriota bacterium:
- a CDS encoding heavy metal translocating P-type ATPase metal-binding domain-containing protein gives MADLTNKLICYHCGDECPDDTVRIDEKYFCCNGCKTVHELLADVELGEVFKETRVAGIKSSKYKEKEFEFLDDRKIIDKIIHFSIEGRAKVTLYLPQVYCSACLYLVENLNKLDKGIIDSKVNFLKKEATILFDENLTTLRKIVELLTAIGYRPQLNYADIEKPKQAGYNKKLYLKLGLAGFAFGNVMLMALPEYLSGGNLEPDIKQFMGYLTMLLSIPAMYASTDYFKSAITSLKVGHINIDFPLSLGILVLFLRSIFDIALGYGSGFVDSLSGLVFFLLIGKIFQQKTYHNLSFSRDYKSYFPLSVVRLHGDAEEYAAISEVNVGDRLLIRNNEIIPADSILLSGNGMIDYSFVTGESNPVQVNSGDKIFAGGKQAGNSITVETIKPFNQSYLTELWNSDAFKKFDESYISNISNRAAKYFTLVIFIVAAGTLAYWLPIDFGTAMDAVTTVLIIACPCAIALSMPFTYGTAMRILGKNKFYLKNDKIVEYLSNLKTVVFDKTGTITELNSNTPEFEGGTLSNDELNAIKSITRNSTHPISRMIFDSIDSKYSEIKDFEEVAGKGIEAIINGKTYKLGSAKWVDAMGMSIKSSSKFSPESRVYLSIDGNAKGAFIIKSRMRTGIEQIVSEIKSDHKIIILSGDNPTEKASLEAALGTDIDMHFNRLPQDKLNFIKDLQAKGEKVMMIGDGLNDAGALRQSDVGIAVTDNTSNFTPGSDAILVADSMNLLNKFIMLSRKSVNTIYWSYVISVLYHGIGFYFATQALLSPLIAAILMPVSSVSVVLLTVSKVTLHSKKLGLK, from the coding sequence TTGGCTGATTTGACTAATAAGCTGATTTGTTATCATTGTGGCGATGAATGTCCCGATGATACGGTGAGAATAGATGAAAAATACTTTTGCTGTAATGGATGCAAAACTGTCCACGAATTGCTTGCAGATGTTGAACTTGGCGAAGTGTTTAAAGAAACAAGAGTTGCAGGTATTAAATCCTCAAAGTATAAAGAAAAAGAATTTGAATTCCTTGACGACAGAAAAATTATTGACAAAATTATTCATTTCTCTATTGAAGGCAGAGCAAAAGTAACTCTCTATCTTCCGCAAGTTTATTGCAGTGCCTGTCTGTATTTAGTCGAAAATTTGAACAAACTTGATAAAGGAATAATTGATTCAAAAGTAAATTTTTTGAAGAAAGAAGCTACTATACTATTTGATGAAAATCTGACTACACTAAGAAAAATCGTTGAGCTACTTACAGCAATCGGCTACCGCCCACAACTAAATTATGCTGACATCGAAAAGCCAAAGCAAGCCGGATATAACAAAAAATTGTATCTCAAGCTTGGTCTTGCAGGATTTGCTTTTGGAAATGTTATGCTTATGGCACTGCCGGAATATCTTTCAGGTGGTAATCTTGAGCCGGATATTAAGCAATTTATGGGTTATTTGACGATGCTACTTTCAATTCCCGCAATGTATGCCTCTACAGATTATTTCAAATCAGCAATCACCAGTCTGAAGGTCGGACATATAAATATTGATTTCCCGTTAAGTTTGGGAATTTTGGTGCTTTTTCTTCGGAGTATCTTTGATATTGCATTAGGGTATGGTTCGGGATTTGTGGATTCGCTTTCGGGACTTGTATTTTTCTTGTTAATCGGTAAAATATTTCAGCAGAAAACTTATCATAATCTTTCATTTTCAAGGGATTACAAGTCTTACTTCCCACTTTCGGTGGTGCGACTTCACGGAGATGCTGAAGAGTATGCAGCTATTTCAGAAGTTAATGTCGGCGATAGATTATTAATTAGAAATAACGAAATTATTCCTGCTGATTCAATTTTGCTTTCAGGCAACGGAATGATAGATTACAGCTTTGTTACAGGAGAATCTAATCCTGTGCAGGTTAATTCGGGAGATAAAATTTTCGCAGGTGGAAAGCAAGCCGGAAATTCAATCACGGTTGAAACGATTAAACCCTTTAATCAAAGTTATTTAACAGAATTATGGAACTCTGATGCTTTCAAAAAATTTGATGAGAGTTATATTTCCAATATATCAAATCGGGCTGCAAAATATTTTACCCTTGTAATATTTATTGTAGCAGCGGGAACACTTGCTTACTGGCTTCCGATTGACTTTGGTACTGCTATGGATGCCGTTACAACTGTGCTGATTATTGCCTGCCCTTGTGCGATTGCACTTAGTATGCCTTTTACTTACGGTACAGCGATGCGGATTTTAGGAAAAAACAAGTTTTATCTTAAAAATGATAAAATTGTGGAATATCTGAGTAATCTCAAAACAGTTGTGTTTGATAAAACAGGTACTATTACAGAACTAAACTCAAATACGCCTGAATTTGAAGGTGGAACACTTTCTAATGATGAGCTTAATGCAATTAAATCAATCACAAGAAATTCAACTCACCCAATTAGCAGAATGATATTTGACAGTATTGATTCTAAATATTCTGAAATTAAGGATTTTGAAGAAGTTGCCGGCAAAGGTATTGAAGCAATAATCAATGGAAAAACATACAAACTTGGCAGTGCTAAATGGGTGGATGCTATGGGAATGAGCATAAAAAGCAGCAGTAAATTTTCTCCGGAGAGCCGTGTATATTTGTCAATTGACGGCAATGCGAAAGGTGCTTTTATAATTAAATCACGTATGAGAACCGGCATAGAGCAAATTGTTTCAGAAATAAAAAGCGACCACAAAATTATAATTTTATCCGGTGATAACCCAACTGAAAAAGCATCACTTGAAGCAGCATTGGGAACAGATATTGATATGCACTTCAACAGATTACCGCAAGATAAACTCAATTTCATAAAGGATTTGCAGGCAAAAGGTGAAAAAGTCATGATGATTGGCGATGGGCTTAATGATGCAGGTGCTTTGCGTCAAAGTGATGTGGGTATTGCGGTTACAGATAATACTTCAAATTTCACTCCCGGCTCAGATGCTATTCTGGTCGCTGATTCTATGAATCTGCTGAATAAATTTATAATGCTTTCAAGAAAAAGCGTTAATACAATTTACTGGAGTTATGTGATTTCTGTGCTTTATCATGGAATAGGTTTTTACTTTGCAACACAAGCATTATTATCGCCTCTTATCGCGGCAATTCTGATGCCGGTCAGTTCAGTTTCAGTCGTATTGCTTACAGTCAGCAAAGTTACTTTGCACAGCAAGAAGTTGGGACTGAAGTGA
- a CDS encoding TlpA family protein disulfide reductase, producing the protein MKYILILVFLLNVSLLYSENRAKITFIFDSSAIQLDTSISVAYYDHLIDKRVFIDSFSMKSGIIEQTFEIKTDGLRYYEFFISDDEYLTVLLMNNSDSAVISISYNINEDTYSDSIVFTSNKVFDYFNNKFVWRVSYKGEDSKSYSMLTSHLKRIDSVYNYNYSIFEKEFLNDENLSEQDKRFMLGTLTYSKYSNLSRFIFYTYYYNKDTVKEQLNEDIRRFVDKMLCDEKINNFDINDRLFDHGILLNYHYMLLNIIEFHFYHEFMIKDFVEFHTYKLDKYSQLFNGNFRARVLYKYMNDKIEDSRSMKDVLVFENLVKKYTEYLVYDYYKSKLLESIERVKELRSNNIIGEYELIDTLNNKVSFSDYKGKFIYVSFWASWCSSCHQNFDALKKLISEYQNTNLEILNIAIDKLTLDKWKKNLNKYNLTGTQLIYAGNFFSPLCKDLKIGSLPHFMILDTEGRIINFKADYPDSPKLIDELKRIGVK; encoded by the coding sequence ATGAAATACATATTAATTTTAGTCTTTCTACTTAACGTTAGCTTATTATATTCAGAAAATCGTGCTAAAATAACTTTCATTTTTGATAGTTCAGCGATACAACTTGACACTAGCATATCTGTAGCCTATTATGACCACTTGATAGACAAAAGAGTTTTTATTGATAGCTTTAGCATGAAAAGTGGAATTATAGAACAAACCTTTGAGATTAAAACCGATGGATTGAGGTATTACGAATTTTTCATAAGTGATGATGAATATTTAACTGTATTACTAATGAATAATTCCGATAGTGCTGTAATAAGTATATCTTATAATATAAATGAGGATACATATTCAGACTCAATAGTATTCACTAGCAATAAAGTATTTGACTATTTTAATAATAAATTTGTTTGGAGAGTAAGTTATAAAGGTGAAGATAGTAAATCATATAGTATGCTTACTTCTCATTTGAAAAGAATAGATTCTGTGTATAATTATAATTACTCAATTTTTGAAAAGGAATTTTTAAACGATGAAAATCTATCAGAACAAGATAAAAGATTTATGCTGGGAACTTTGACCTATTCAAAATACTCAAATTTATCAAGATTTATTTTTTATACTTATTATTATAATAAAGATACAGTTAAAGAGCAATTGAATGAAGATATTAGACGATTTGTTGATAAAATGCTGTGTGATGAAAAAATCAATAATTTTGATATTAATGACAGATTGTTTGACCATGGGATATTGTTAAATTATCATTATATGTTATTGAATATAATTGAATTTCATTTCTATCATGAATTCATGATTAAGGATTTTGTTGAATTTCATACTTATAAGCTTGACAAGTATAGTCAATTATTTAACGGAAATTTTAGAGCTAGAGTTTTATACAAATACATGAATGATAAAATTGAAGATTCACGTTCAATGAAAGATGTATTGGTGTTTGAAAATCTTGTCAAAAAATACACAGAATACCTGGTTTATGATTATTACAAAAGTAAGCTCCTCGAAAGTATTGAACGTGTAAAAGAATTGAGATCCAACAACATAATCGGGGAGTATGAACTCATTGATACATTAAATAATAAAGTCAGTTTTTCCGATTACAAAGGAAAATTTATTTATGTAAGTTTTTGGGCTTCATGGTGTTCTTCCTGCCACCAAAATTTTGATGCACTGAAAAAATTAATTTCTGAATATCAAAACACCAATCTCGAAATATTAAACATCGCCATTGATAAGCTTACATTAGATAAATGGAAGAAAAACTTAAATAAATACAATTTAACAGGAACGCAATTAATATATGCCGGAAATTTTTTTAGTCCATTATGTAAAGATCTAAAAATCGGTTCATTGCCTCATTTTATGATTCTTGATACAGAAGGCAGAATAATAAATTTTAAAGCCGATTATCCGGACAGCCCAAAATTAATAGATGAATTAAAGCGGATAGGAGTTAAATAA